A region of Gammaproteobacteria bacterium DNA encodes the following proteins:
- a CDS encoding GntR family transcriptional regulator: protein MTPHRNAGKPRYAVLSDELRDGIRAGKWVPGDLLPSEAQLCLKFGVSRGTVVKAIDVLLAEGLLQRRQGVGTFVSRPALHRSPGYLRGFSETVRRQGRVPSHRLMGQRQLDRSEALQYGCDEPALLLERIRFVDGLPWAIHTALVPTRIAAAVPALIGTDSRVADSDFSLYKTFDEAGLEIDHADETINVRLATDKEAEQLGIELPSAVMLVHRKSFDQRGNLIELIEAVYLQDCYTYDARLVRSNPLSVLYHEGEPNDPRKSS, encoded by the coding sequence ATGACCCCACACCGGAACGCAGGAAAACCGCGCTACGCGGTCTTGTCGGACGAACTCCGCGACGGCATTCGCGCGGGCAAATGGGTGCCTGGCGACCTGCTGCCCAGCGAGGCGCAACTCTGCCTCAAGTTCGGCGTGAGCCGGGGCACGGTCGTAAAGGCCATCGACGTGTTGCTCGCCGAGGGCCTGCTGCAGCGGCGCCAGGGCGTGGGTACTTTCGTGTCGCGGCCTGCCCTGCACCGTTCTCCCGGTTACCTGCGCGGATTCTCGGAAACCGTGCGGCGCCAGGGCCGGGTCCCTTCGCATCGCCTGATGGGGCAGCGGCAACTGGACCGAAGCGAGGCCCTGCAGTACGGCTGCGACGAACCCGCATTGCTGCTGGAGCGAATCCGCTTTGTCGATGGCCTGCCGTGGGCCATACACACAGCGCTTGTGCCAACGCGCATAGCCGCCGCCGTACCGGCGCTGATTGGGACGGACAGCCGCGTGGCGGATTCGGATTTCTCGCTTTACAAGACCTTCGATGAAGCCGGACTCGAGATCGACCATGCCGACGAAACCATCAACGTGCGCCTGGCCACCGACAAGGAGGCCGAACAGCTCGGCATCGAGCTGCCCTCCGCGGTGATGCTCGTGCATCGAAAGAGCTTCGATCAAAGGGGCAATCTCATCGAGCTGATCGAAGCCGTTTATCTTCAGGACTGCTATACGTATGACGCTCGCCTGGTGCGCTCGAATCCGCTGTCGGTGCTGTACCATGAAGGAGAGCCGAACGACCCGCGCAAGTCTTCGTGA
- a CDS encoding TonB-dependent receptor plug domain-containing protein — MRKILLVLTAVSIPFLIADITVAQDSTAVLEEIVVTAQKREESLADVGIAVDVISGDRLREAGALSLIEVGRFSPGLNIQTPFGEFGYPLIAIRGVNTDGFIETLPQSTGVYADGVYVSQPPMQAFRLLDLERMEVLKGPQGTIYGRNTIAGAINLISKRPTFEPEGYATVGFGNYSRASFEGAYGGPISDTAAGRIAVKYLRQTDSPLTNLDPNLDDGGELDQLMARGSLLFRPNDDVELLVRFYAGRDDSDVWPWAAIPAGQDTDGDGIPDQVCPEYARGDVAAAQVNCLARDPFVSGDTFNDTDGDPYTINQNAIGNHAYRSSGISAELNWSLSQMTLTSVTGLDDFERHDILDEDAGPTVALDDVRKSDVSQFSQEVRLASNAGDGMQWLAGIYYSSDEMEGDPSFDSGGRQDYSTLETDTLGLFGQIEYPLSADLALTVGGRWTDVQRDFDYRTTGFFASAELQAGASSSFSDSDYSARVALDWSYNDNTLIYASISRGFNAGTFNSQFLATVDNLEPTKSESLTAYEVGLKSTFAGGRASVEAAVYYYDATDPQVVAVEPLSLISANFLINADDSKMQGGEIQLRALAADWLELSFGAAYIDSEYGNLVTSVAGTGTGSPYPDNAPVFGSTLADLTGNRIPNTPELSINSSATVEWPVNDGWRFIGQLDFLWEDDIPRDLRASPALFTEAHIDVDLRLAVRSADDKWDAAFWVRNLTDEEYLTEAYEVLGFGFYIAAGNYSYPRTFGLELTRRF; from the coding sequence ATGCGAAAGATTTTATTGGTCCTTACCGCCGTTTCGATCCCATTCCTGATTGCGGATATCACGGTTGCACAGGATTCAACGGCAGTTCTCGAAGAGATCGTCGTTACCGCCCAGAAGCGCGAGGAGTCGCTCGCCGACGTGGGCATTGCGGTGGACGTGATCAGCGGTGACCGGCTGCGTGAGGCCGGCGCCCTGTCGCTGATCGAAGTCGGACGGTTCTCGCCGGGCCTCAACATACAGACGCCGTTCGGGGAATTCGGTTATCCGCTCATTGCGATACGCGGCGTGAACACGGACGGCTTTATCGAAACGCTGCCGCAGTCCACCGGTGTCTATGCCGACGGAGTCTATGTCTCGCAACCGCCCATGCAGGCTTTTCGATTGCTCGATCTGGAGCGCATGGAGGTATTGAAGGGGCCGCAGGGAACCATTTACGGGCGCAATACCATCGCCGGAGCCATCAATCTCATCTCGAAGCGTCCCACCTTCGAACCGGAGGGCTATGCGACCGTGGGGTTCGGCAACTACAGCAGGGCATCGTTCGAGGGGGCCTACGGCGGCCCGATATCGGACACGGCGGCCGGGCGGATTGCCGTGAAGTACCTGCGTCAGACGGACAGCCCCCTCACCAACCTGGATCCCAACCTGGACGATGGTGGCGAACTGGATCAACTGATGGCGCGCGGGTCACTGCTGTTCCGCCCGAACGATGATGTCGAGCTGCTGGTACGGTTCTACGCCGGGCGTGACGATTCGGACGTCTGGCCCTGGGCGGCCATCCCCGCGGGGCAGGACACCGACGGTGACGGCATTCCGGACCAGGTTTGCCCCGAATATGCGCGCGGGGACGTGGCCGCGGCACAGGTGAATTGTCTTGCCAGGGACCCGTTCGTCAGCGGTGACACGTTCAACGATACGGACGGTGATCCATACACGATCAACCAGAACGCGATCGGTAACCACGCATACCGGTCAAGCGGCATTTCGGCGGAATTGAACTGGAGCCTCAGCCAGATGACCTTGACTTCGGTGACCGGCTTAGACGATTTCGAACGGCACGACATACTGGATGAGGACGCCGGTCCGACCGTGGCTCTGGACGATGTCCGGAAATCCGACGTGTCGCAGTTCTCGCAGGAAGTGCGGCTCGCTTCCAACGCCGGCGACGGAATGCAGTGGCTGGCGGGAATTTACTACTCTTCCGATGAGATGGAGGGCGACCCCTCCTTCGATTCGGGCGGCCGCCAGGATTACTCGACACTGGAAACCGATACCCTCGGCTTGTTCGGGCAGATCGAGTACCCCCTTTCCGCCGATCTTGCCCTGACCGTGGGTGGCCGATGGACCGACGTGCAACGCGATTTCGATTATCGAACGACCGGTTTCTTCGCCTCCGCGGAACTCCAGGCCGGTGCGAGCAGTTCGTTTTCGGACAGCGATTATTCCGCCCGGGTGGCGTTGGATTGGAGCTACAACGACAACACACTGATCTACGCCAGCATTTCCCGCGGATTCAACGCCGGCACTTTCAACAGTCAGTTCCTGGCGACCGTCGACAACCTGGAGCCGACAAAATCGGAATCGCTGACCGCCTATGAGGTCGGTCTGAAATCGACATTTGCCGGCGGGCGGGCGAGCGTCGAGGCTGCCGTCTACTACTACGACGCCACCGATCCGCAGGTGGTCGCCGTTGAACCCTTAAGTCTCATATCGGCCAATTTCCTCATCAATGCGGATGATTCGAAGATGCAGGGCGGTGAAATTCAGCTTCGCGCACTTGCCGCAGACTGGCTGGAACTCAGTTTCGGCGCCGCCTACATCGATAGCGAATACGGCAACCTGGTGACTTCGGTGGCCGGGACGGGCACGGGCAGTCCGTACCCCGACAACGCCCCGGTGTTCGGGTCCACGCTGGCGGACCTCACCGGCAATCGCATTCCGAACACGCCCGAATTGAGCATCAATTCGTCGGCCACGGTCGAATGGCCCGTAAATGACGGATGGCGCTTCATCGGCCAGCTGGACTTTCTGTGGGAAGACGACATCCCGCGGGATCTCCGCGCCTCCCCGGCGTTGTTCACGGAGGCCCATATCGACGTGGACCTGCGATTGGCCGTACGGTCCGCGGACGACAAATGGGATGCCGCCTTCTGGGTGCGTAACCTGACGGATGAGGAATACCTGACCGAAGCCTACGAGGTGCTGGGTTTCGGCTTCTATATCGCGGCCGGCAACTACAGCTATCCCCGGACGTTCGGGCTCGAACTGACCCGCAGGTTCTAG
- a CDS encoding VOC family protein produces MRENRPKVAISIITLGVDDVERSVRFYTSFGWEMSPDSDPAMCTFINTPSTVLGLVGYEFLANDALLKAKPRAQYQGFTLAVNGASPEEVDAIFENAIRNGGTAHQQPQWKDWGGYDGYSGYFLDPDGYPWEVAYAPFLELTEDGRLMPKSVSE; encoded by the coding sequence ATGCGGGAGAACAGGCCGAAGGTCGCGATTTCGATCATCACGCTGGGCGTTGACGACGTGGAGCGCTCGGTCCGTTTCTACACCTCGTTCGGCTGGGAAATGTCGCCGGATTCCGACCCCGCAATGTGCACGTTCATCAATACGCCCTCGACGGTGCTGGGGCTGGTCGGGTACGAGTTTCTGGCCAACGACGCGCTGCTGAAGGCAAAGCCCCGTGCGCAATACCAGGGCTTCACGCTGGCCGTGAACGGCGCCTCTCCGGAAGAGGTGGACGCGATATTCGAGAACGCCATCCGCAACGGCGGCACCGCGCACCAGCAACCGCAATGGAAGGACTGGGGCGGGTACGACGGCTATTCCGGCTATTTCCTCGATCCGGACGGTTACCCGTGGGAAGTCGCCTACGCCCCGTTTCTCGAACTCACCGAGGATGGCCGGCTGATGCCGAAATCCGTGTCCGAATAA